The Corythoichthys intestinalis isolate RoL2023-P3 chromosome 2, ASM3026506v1, whole genome shotgun sequence DNA segment gtgacacccggcgtggtcttctgctgctgtagcccatctgcctaaaagttcgacgtactgtgcgttcagagatgcactTCTGCCTACCTTCGTTGTaacaggtggttatttgagtctttGCTGCCTTTCTATCatttcgaaccagtctggccattcttctctgacctctggcatcaacaaggcatttccgcccacagaaatgccgctcactggatattttttctttttcggaccattctctgtaaaccctagagatggttgtgcgtgaaaatcccagtagatcagcagtttctgaaatactcagaccagcccttctggcaccaacaaccatgccacgttcaaagtcactcgaatcacctttcttccccatactgatgttcggtttgaactgcaggagattgtcttaaaccatgtctacatgcctaaatgcactgagttgccgccatgtgattggctgattagaaattaagtgttaacgagcagttggacaggtgtacctaataaagtggccggtgagtgtatgtatAGGTATGTAATAACAATAGCTGTGCTTGTGTGGATATGGCTTACATCATGAACAGATATGGGCTCCACCAACAACTCTTCCAGCTCCTCCTTCTGGAGCCATCTGCTTCTGCCAAGAGATCTGTGGAGTTGTAGAGAACTCAATTACATTCATGACAAGATGCCTCCTCAAATTCAATTTGTGCACTTACATTCTCTTGACATCCTGCGAAAAGAGGCCTTCGGCTCGCAGACGATCCTGATGCCTCTCAATGTTAAGGATTTTACCCTGTATGTCCTAAAAACATTTAGGAATATAAAGATTCAGGGTATGGAGAGTTTCTTCATGTTATGGGACCAACCTATAAGATAACTTCAGTTTACTATGTATTTTTTGCATTGTCACACACTTTAGAACGACCTCTCTTCCTAGCTTGCTCGTTAATGATCAAACAAAATAGATTTCAACAACAACGCCACGGACCCGCAAATTTAACATTTGTTAGTGCCGTTATGAAATTAATGAGATGCTATAATTCAAATTGCCTCAGCTAGTCACGTGTCAGAATCAAGACAGCCGTTGTCTGTGGCCATCTGATTGGATTATGAACCGATAGGGGTTTTTCACTGAAGAAACGAAACGGTACCTGTTTCATACGTCGTATGTCACGTGATTTGAAGCAAACTCCGGAGCAGTAGTTCAATATGAATATTGAGGTGGGAGTCTTggagcacctaacgattcgacccccaccccccaccccccacccccaccgccggcttttaatgtttcgcacATTAGTTccgaaattggtcaaaaaacctaACAGGCTAAAcctaactactatttcagtatcaagttaacagttcaaaacagtaaataaaatacttcttgttctgtatcagcagctttaaacttcactcaattaatttaatgttgttaaCGTAAAAGTTAATTTTGTTATAATTgcccccgttattccataatttcccttctgtccttTCGACAtgggaaagttttaaaactgtttcatcatttaaagagagattcaagtcaagattttaccaatttagaagcattttagataaaaagttaattcagttcgctacaacagagccttccagagaagtctactgctttaagatggtggctgtttactaacgccggcatgtctgtcatttcgcctctAGTTCTCTATAAATGTTCTAACGCCACtgttgtctgtcatttctcatctagttctatatatatgtgatatctaccttagcattatgtggccgtatgtCTATAGCAACTAGggcattgtttgtagcggctgtcggccgcagtctggtattattgtttttttatctagcggcctgagttgaacatgatatttactctcggtccattcctcattgcgtcccgtagctcgcgctgtgttttagttttacctggtataattaaataattggaatttggatgtttgtcaattgttcttgaatcttccacggccgaatcgtgaataatctaagaatcggaaattttgcacgcctctaataaATTTACATGTCATTGGTTCGGAGCACGTTTCGAAGATTCAGTTtcaagctgccattgacatttaAGACCTTGATTACCCGAATTTTAAATCTGACTTCTGCCAAACCTGACCTCTTAAGGACCCGCGGGAGCCCAAGTAGAGACTAATCCGAACAAAACGACCGGAAATACCTCGTCCGCGTTTGCTGCGGTGTTCCGCCCGCATGTTTACATTgtctgacgctgggctgctataggtgtgtaaACACCCTAGCAATGGCCAACCTCTAGAGGGCAACgtccacaaatctctactctgattagtcaatagaTGGACACTGTTTTCTGTTGATGGGCTAACTTCATTGCCAACACCACCGTCATAATTGAATTATTGTTCGGTAATGCAACCATGATTAGGATTTCTGAATGGTACCAATTTGTGGAATTGTAACTCAAGAAAAACTCACATGCATCAAGGTATAGTAAGCCTGTTTTCCTGTGTAAAACAGGAAGTGGAATGGTCGTCCGTCTGCCCCCCATTGGACAGCTGCCCCGAAGAAGAAGGACAATTTCAGTTCCAGAGAGCATCCGAGAAAAACTCATTAAAGTAAGGTTGTGTACCTCGCTGCCTCGGGAAGATTTCCTCTGGATGCTGATGAAGACAAGACAATGTAATGCGcccaaattattaaaaaaaaaaataaaaacttttacagtgccttgcaaaagtattcggcccccttgaatcttgcaacctttcgccacatttcaggcttcaaacataaagatatgaaatttaatttttttgtcaagaatcaacaacaagtgggacacaatcgtgaagtggaacaacatttactggataatttaaacttttttaacaaataaaaaactgaaaagtggcgtgcaatattattcggcccctttactttcagtgcagcaaactcactccagaagttcagtgaggatctctgaatgatccaatgttgtcctaaatgacagatgatgataaatagaatccaactgtgtgtaatcaagtctccgtataaatgcccctgctctgtgatagtctcagggttctgtttaaagtgcagcgagcattatgaaaaccaaggaacacaccaggcaggtccgagatactgttgtggagaagcttgaagccggatttggatacaaaaagatttcccaagctttaaacatctcaaggagcactgtgcaagccatcatattgaaatggaaggagcatcagaccactgcaaatctaccaagacccggccgtccttccaaactttcttctcaaacaaggagaaaactgatcagagatgcagccaagaggcccatgatcactctggaagaactgcagagatctacagctgaggtgggagagtctgtccataggacaacaatcagtcgtacactgcacaaatctgtcctttatggaagagtggcaagaagaaagccatttctcaaagatatccataaaaagtctcgtttaaagtttgccacaagccacctgggagacacaccaaacatgtggaagaaggtgctctggtcagatgaaaccaaaatggaactttttggccacaatgcaaaacgatatgtttggcgtaaaagcaacacagctcatcaccctgaacacaccatccccactgtcaaacacggtggtggcagcatcatggtttgggcctgcttttcttcagcagggacagggaagatggttgaaattgacgggaagatggatgcagccaaatacaggaacattctggaagaaaacctgttggtatctgcacaagacctgagactgggacggagatttatcttccaacaggacaatgatccaaaacataaagccaaatctacaatggaatggttaaaaaataaacatatccaggtgttagaatggccaagtcaaagtccagacctgaatccaatcgagaatctgtggaaagagctgaagactgctgttcacgaacactctccatccaacctcactgagctcgagctgttttgcaaggaagaatgggcaagaatgtcagtctctcgatgtgcaaaactgatagaaacataccccaagcgacttgcagctgtaattggagcaaaaggtggcgctacaaagtattcacgcaagggggccgaataatattgcacgccccacttttcagttttttatttgttaaaaaagtttaaattatccaataaattttgttccacttcacgattgtgtcccacttgtttttgattcttgacaaaaaattaaaattttatatctctatgtttgaagcctgaaatgtggcgaaaggttgcaaggttcaagggggccgaatacttttgcaaggcactgtatgtgttcaTTCACTGTCTTTACCTTCATTAGGGGTCGTGCCTTCTTCTCAAACAAACCGGAGGGAAAGAGGTAAGCGATGCTTCTCTGCAGCATGGCAagggaaaaaatacagtttagaagaaaacaaaatagcaGGTAATGACAATCATGACAACGACACCATAGAGGTCATGTCAACAGATGGCGGTCACGGGTTGAAGGAAAGTTGAGCCTTCTGTGTGGCAGCGCTGACAGCAAGCAGAGATTGGACAACATGTCCGAATATTCACCCCAAGTTCAGCATGTGTGGGCGCATGGTCACCAAGTGTCCAACAGATGGCGTAGCAAAAATCTGGTCCTCTCAGCTCTTTTGGTTATACGGATGAGTGAACAGGTGGGGCATGTTGACATTACAGCTTGTCAACAGTGGCAGCAAAATAACTGGTCATGGGGAGCATATGTGTGCTCAACAAGCAAAGAGAGGTCAAGAAAGGTGAGCGGTAGAAATGTGAAAAGTGGGAAAGGaaggatggggaaaaaaatgaaggcaCACCTGTGTTCCTTTTGCAATTTGGCAGTGATTCCCCAGAGTGCGCAATCTGAACAACTGAGGGACACCACGTGGCATCATGGTTTAGGACCACAGAGAAGACAGTAATTGCATTCACAGAAAAACCACTAAAATGAGTGGTGACTGCAGTTTTCCGTTCTTTCACCACCACATCTGAGAGTTTAGGACACTGCTCATTTCTATTATGAAACTGTGGGGTACAGCCATCGCCTAGCCTTTCACAAATCACCAACTGCTGTCTTTATTACTAACGGTCGGATTGTTTACTAATAGACGAATGTTTAAGCTGATTTTGCATTcagaattgtttttaaaaaatgtgtgtagGTACAATTTGTAACCAActcaaaaatacattataactgAATATTTAAGTATAGGGATTTTGTTAACATTTAAATGAACACTTGGTgagttttcagttttggtcgatttcagCGACACCGGTCAACaaacagcgagtgaaagccgggctttttttcccctcctcagacaaaactttttgtctcttttgttgctctgccatctttgcagtattcgcgtgaaagtgtttgcatcgacttccgtctttctgATGGTTGGGGCAAGGGAGAGGTGATGTATGCCATaatgcagtcagcacatttgtatctTTTTGtgaggcagggttcctgccaccctcctcaaagttaattagtgccagtgaaagcgctACAGACCCTCTCAAgagataaaagaggtgtcattcaactagttgtcagtcgatatATTATCAcacgttatgaaaatattttataaagggtaAAATGCTATTTGGTGTTGGTTTAAGCACAACATTAATGTTGACATTATACACATAAAATCACAACCTCTTTTATTACTAGGGTTGGGCAccctttgaaattgaacgattccggttccgattccatgttttgattccggttccgaacgatttatcgattcagattcttttaagaagcagggtaaaaaaaaattatagtttAAGAATTTATTAGTTTATAatattaatgtcttaacttttcgatttttaaaaattatatacatttaaaaattattattattttattattcattacttttattattattattaatacaattaatatgaTGACAGATGCTtgtgcaagcgcgctgagcattgtgtaggacagtggtctcaaaccggtcctcaaagggccgcagggggtactggatttcattccaaccaaacgagacaaataccttttcaccaatctggtttcttacaagtgtaatcagttgattgcaatcaggtgctgcttatgttagtagaaacctcattggttgaactgtttgtgctggatctgttggaacaaaaaccaggacccactgcggccctttgtggagtcggtttgagaccgctggtgTAGGACGTATCGCcatgtagtaaggaatggccgaacaccaggTCCCATCGAtgttcgatgcccaaccctatttatgactagggctgcagctatcgaatattttagtaatcgagtaatcgactgaaaattctatcgattaattgagtaatcggataaaacaaatatatttttaggtgaagagcaaatataaatatacatgagaaaacaagacatttcatctaatcttgaaccattttcagtcaatcaatgtctttattttccatGTATATTGTtgtaaacagccaacaattgcatctcagatgtaactagaattaaaaaaaaaaaaaaaaaaaagactaattcactgctttcactcaaaaaacctttagatcttattaaaaaaaaaacctaaaaatgttgttacgcttgataacacacatcacttaaaagtttggactttttcccacgtgtttcaattgaatttctatttgtgtcaagccatttagtctaaactaagtcctgataggattttgagtttttgcagtgttcaaaataaatgtatgatacaggctgtattggagcacattagggaccagtgctacttggtgttttatccagcaatgactactgagctaaaattgatagttagtgtttttttattttacaccctcatcactccacaacgctatgttatgtgaaagcctgtatgtaagacgcgttcgccacgcatcgacagtggtcataattaatagaaacctagccctccgcagggctaacgttgcgtgagctagtgacagtaacgttaatcttatttatttgcgcttagcgctctttattagcgcttagcgctctactgctttaagatggctgctgtttactaacgctgcccacacgcggcctagtctgtcatttagcatctagttcaacatacatgagatgtctatgagactcatcagacgctacctgctatcaacgtagcatcgtgcgggctagtatttcgcAACGTCGGCTtcatttgtagcagctgtcggctgattttttttttttttttgcttcttcctctacgcacgtgacatcagcgcattaaaagtagtccgagcaaaacgtgatgcttagagctgtcaaaataaacgattactcggggtgaataaaattactcggatcagtttttaaactcgagctactcgagttgctcgagtattcgtttcagctctatttaTGACCATActgtttttctatgtaagtcttGTTcttgatgtttaaaaaaaagagctCTACTAATCATATCCCCTTAAATGGATGCCCAAATGTGTCCTCGGGCTTCAGTTCTTACATCTATGTCCTCCTGAGTAAAATTCTCAGGGTCCTCTCCCATCATGTTGGCCAGATGCCGCTTGCCAATATTGAATTCCTCCACTTGCTTCTCAATGAACTCCAATGTAAACTTTTCGGGGGGAGCAGCTGCCAGGTTCTTCCTGTACATGATAGAACTGGTACATAAGGGTCTACTGACCACCTGGAGGAAGAGAACAAAGCAaaataacatatacagtatattaaaatgggtggtggggggcacaaaatacctCAATTAGAGGGAGACATAATAAGGACACCTGAAGAGAGTATTTCTTCTATTGTCTAACTTAGAACCTACAgaaaacaataaatcagcaattaagtaatctaattaatcagccttgagacaaaaaacaaacattaaaaatcGGGCTCAGAGGATTGATTCCACTACATCCCTCGCTTATACCTACCAAATTTAATTCTCATCGGTCTATGAATAAAGGAGGAGTGCCAATTTTAGTTAGCGTACTCACCaagaaaaagaacaaaacaaGCAAAGCGAGTGAGACCTTGAGCCCTCCTTCCTtgcagtttatttaaaaaaaaaaaaaagtctatttgTCCATTCTTACACTTTATCACTTTTAAAAATCATGTGAAAATCTCGACCCATGTCATTCTCATGGTCCCAATATCGTGTATGGTCTCCTCTCGTAAACTGAATGTATTGTTACATTCCGACGCTTTGGTGATGTTTGTCtttcttgttgaaaaaaaaaatgccttagtTGTGTCATGTCACATTTAaggtaaacaggaagtgaataaTTACTAATTAAATATACAGCTATGGGGATTTGTATACATTGTATAGAGGATAATATGGTTGACCTAGAAGATAACAGGTTTTTAACTATAGTCAAGATCGTTGTTCAGTACTTTTCGAGACAGATCACCAAGCATCGCACCTATAACCAAGGACGCTCACTTCACATTCGAACAGCACTACAACATGATTACTCACTATTTATACTCTCTGTACTGTGTATCCTCACGAAAAGGAAACTAGTGAATCGTAGGAGAGAAGGAGGGGTTTCAACACAGCCTGCTGGCagatagtgatggccaaatgaagcctcatgaagcaatgaagctttgcagccaattggtttgcacatgtagcaaagcttcatggtgcttcatttaccctatggcgccatcaagtggtctagaagcccaagaggtcaaaattgttaagaattcaatggctatttgcttaagacaaagatatgaatgtgcttgtgttagtaatttagtatgtgaacaaaatacaacacgtgctaagggtaatttgttattcatttttatttagaaatgatagctttcccacagtggctggctttaaacagtttctttttttttggaaaatatttcaccagctttagaaaatattctttcacaaggcacagatgaagctggggtgcagagaaatgtgagtgccagtttatataaatttgagtaggtattcttttgtgcctcccagtacactaatggattgttcattctgttgatgtttggttcagataggtacacacacacactcacatttatattaaagtagtttttctcctttaccttattgaaagcaatcaaatcaaaatgttcccatacaggggaggatcgctcttttcgcgcaggttccatcgcaagcaaaggacaaggctcgaaaaaagattgcactggttgcactgtcgcgcacagatgtaacaagtacaggagcccgaaatccacaaaatgtgagataacaggcgatcgccattgcgttttgcaaccaatttataccgtagtctgtcctgtttttgcaatgtgcgccaaacgttggatcacttccgaagcactcacgagattcagccggccgccggcgaggcttcccacgtcatcatttcctggttttgccgaaatgaagcgcgcctcgctacaagcttcgtggaaacccccctcccattactcgacacaagcttcggaacctcggctcatttcgtcccatcactactGGCAGACGTGCAGATAGTAAGAGGATGCTAACTCAAGGGCGTCGTCGTTCCAAtttcattttcaatcaaagggcTAAAATTGGTCGTGTGTATAACGATGTACTGTCGGTAGAAAAAGCTAACTTACTTCCCGACTTGCACGTGATGAGGCTTTTGATATAGTGGAGCATGATGTCCCACATTTTGTGATAAGGTAGCCGATCGTTCGCGTACACGGCGCAGCCATGATGGATCGTGAATGATGACGTCACTGCACTGGCGGAAATCGTCaccatagatatcacatatatagagGGAGAGCTAGATGAAAAACAAAACGTCAGAGTTGACGGCGTTGGTAACTAGCGGCCATCTTAGAGCAGTAACGCTCCTCTGGCGATGTCGTTTGGGGCTGAGTTATTTTCTCTACTAAAATCCGCTTAACTTTAATTTCCAAGCGGTTTAATTTATAACAAACCGTAATAACGTGATTTAAGATGGATGTTGGAGAAAAAAGTATATTGTAAATATGTATACCTCTacatacctctacatacgaagttaattcgttccaggaccttgtttgtaaattgaaatggtcgtatgttgagcaggattttcccataagaatacattataatttcattaattcgttccacagccaaaaaacctacactaaacccGTAATAAATACTGCTATTACTATTGtaaacagcaattacaaagagcaaaacaaataaatgatgcataaaaatcagaatgataataataattagggttgttccgatcatgttttttttgctcctgatccgatcctgatcgttttagtttgagtatctgccgatccgatatttcccgatccgattgcttttttttttttgctcccgattcaattccaatcattcccaataaattttcccgatcatatacattttggcaatgcattaagaaaaaaatgaataaaactcggacaaatatatacattcaacatacagtacataagtactgtatttctttaatatgacaataaatcctcaagatggcatttacattattaacattctttctgtgagagggatccacggatagaaagacttgtaattcttaaaggataaatgtgactttgtatattgttactaaatattgccatctagtgtatttgttgagctttcagtaaatgatactgctgccatttaacttctgcccaaatgcatgatgggaagtgcaaccatgactgtgcgtagtggtaccaattgatatatcttctctgcgttgggaaataacatagggtgttaagaaaaagatcaactactacctttcttccccacattgcttcccacgacatttctaattgttgagagagggattgtaaagctgTAGCCAATTTACCCTATAGGCttcaaaagctgccaaaattctctctactcattttacgttgccttctaACTCTATGAATACGTAAaatggtgccattatagattgaatgcgacaatgcgtgagtgggtagtgcagcgcatgcattaatcgcgttaaatatttaaatgttattaccgccgttaactcgataaatttaacagccctactttaagccaaaactaaagactggatgagtgtaagacattttgtgtgtaacattatatacaattagaaaacgatttaattaaaaaatataaatacattaaaaaaaggcatgtccgatatttttttgccgattccgatacattgaaaatgacgtgatcggacccgatcgaatgatcgatcgggacatctctaataataatacctgtaataatgtaacgattcgggttctaatgtggcagactctttttttctgtacctgaacgccCCGCTGACGTGAAGGTGGGCAAGAGAGCGCagttctattttactttctgttttgatgctggcgtcaacagcagcggACACTAGGCGTGTTGTATTGCACcaattgatggaataaatgattagaaatctgacaaagctggcaatttctttggcgatgttatcacaaaaagaaatgtcacgttaacttataaagactcgcgaatggaggaggaccgccggccgagatcaTAATTCTACGGtcctattgtcgacccagttcatgaATGCatacaccatgcttatatttttctaccatttacatcttcatttcaatggtaagcatcaccttttctttttttcctccacctgcACTAGCCTTTTTGAATCAAGTGTTGATTTCGCTCACAAAAAATCAgctgtgcgtccgtcttccggcaaaacaaagaaactgtggcgctgtcaaaaatcgtcgtatttcgagctcgtcgttggatgtagaaacaaatggtgagtcaaattttacgtcggatgtcgtacaaaaagatcgtgtgtcaaagcaaTCCTATGTCCAGGTACTACTGTACACAGTGCGGAGCAGAAGTATTCACAGCCTTttagattttgcaagttcacccacttagagaaTAGgtaggggtctgaaattttaatTATAGATGCACTTCTACTtatagagacaatctaaaaacaatctggactcacattgtatgatttttttttttcaataatttactgtatgtgtaa contains these protein-coding regions:
- the mrps9 gene encoding 28S ribosomal protein S9, mitochondrial; this translates as MAAPCTRTIGYLITKCGTSCSTISKASSRASREVVSRPLCTSSIMYRKNLAAAPPEKFTLEFIEKQVEEFNIGKRHLANMMGEDPENFTQEDIDRSIAYLFPSGLFEKKARPLMKHPEEIFPRQRAVQWGADGRPFHFLFYTGKQAYYTLMHDIQGKILNIERHQDRLRAEGLFSQDVKRISLGRSRWLQKEELEELLVEPISVHDYTHFLQLMERLLSLPYCATEEQFVLNYRQQLEAQSIKQTIPTMEKDEKGVAFSTSEGRRKTSKASVVLRDCGSGCVSINGQNYLQYFSVIQDREQLMFPLQFMGMLGRFDIESSVNGGGRSSQAGALRLAISRALTSFVSERDVEIMRQAGLLTPDPRVRERKKPGQEGARKKFTWKKR